One stretch of Narcine bancroftii isolate sNarBan1 chromosome 8, sNarBan1.hap1, whole genome shotgun sequence DNA includes these proteins:
- the LOC138742037 gene encoding uncharacterized protein, with product MARDQRRRRLLLICPLVPHLPPSTSSAHQYLICPPVPHLPPVPHLPPSTSSAPVPHLPPVPHLPPVPHLPPVPHLPPSTSSAPRTSSAPSTSSAPSTSSAPQYLICPQYLICPPVPHLPPSTSSAPQYLICPPVPHLPPSTSSAPSTSSAPSTSSAPQYLICPPVPHLPPSTSSAPSTSSAPSTSSAPQYLICPQYLICPQYLICPQYLICPSTSSAPSTSSAPVPHLPPVPHLPPVPHLPQYLICPQYLICPQYLICPQYLICPRTSSAPVPHLPQYLIYPSTSSAPVPHLPQYLICIDIRHC from the exons ATGGCCAGa GACCAGAGGAGGAGGAGACTACTACTCATCTGCCCCCTAGTACCTCACCTGCCCCCCAGTACCTCATCTGCCCACCAGTACCTCATCTGCCCACCAGTACCTCATCTGCCCCCAGTACCTCATCTGCCCCCCAGTACCTCATCTGCCCCAGTACCTCATCTGCCCCCAGTACCTCATCTGCCCCCAGTACCTCATCTGCCCCCAGTACCTCATCTGCCCCCCAGTACCTCATCTGCCCCCCGTACCTCATCTGCCCCCAGTACCTCATCTGCCCCCAGTACCTCATCTGCCCCCCAGTACCTCATCTGCCCCCAGTACCTCATCTGCCCCCCAGTACCTCATCTGCCCCCCAGTACCTCATCTGCCCCCCAGTACCTCATCTGCCCCCCAGTACCTCATCTGCCCCCCAGTACCTCATCTGCCCCCAGTACCTCATCTGCCCCCAGTACCTCATCTGCCCCCCAGTACCTCATCTGCCCCCCAGTACCTCATCTGCCCCCCAGTACCTCATCTGCCCCCAGTACCTCATCTGCCCCCAGTACCTCATCTGCCCCCCAGTACCTCATCTGCCCCCAGTACCTCATCTGCCCCCAGTACCTCATCTGCCCCCAGTACCTCATCTGCCCCAGTACCTCATCTGCCCCCAGTACCTCATCTGCCCCAGTACCTCATCTGCCCCCAGTACCTCATCTGCCCCCAGTACCTCATCTGCCCCAGTACCTCATCTGCCCCCAGTACCTCATCTGCCCCCAGTACCTCATCTGCCCCCAGTACCTCATCTGCCCCCGTACCTCATCTGCCCCCGTACCTCATCTGCCCCAGTACCTCATCTACCCCAGTACCTCATCTGCCCCAGTACCTCATCTGCCCCAGTACCTCATCTGCATTGACATCCGCCATTGCTGA